In one Staphylococcus lutrae genomic region, the following are encoded:
- the gcvPB gene encoding aminomethyl-transferring glycine dehydrogenase subunit GcvPB, protein MLSKSSPLIFERSRKGRFAYSLPKREIDNDVANQLLDPKFIRKNKAEFPEVSELDLIRHYTELSNKNFGVDTGFYPLGSCTMKYNPKINEKVARIPGFAEAHPLQDENQIQGALEIIYSLQEELKEITGMDEISLQPAAGAHGEWTALMIFKAYHIQNGDTERDEVIVPDSAHGTNPASAAFAGFKAVTVKSNEKGEVDIDHLKEVVSEKTAAIMLTNPNTLGIFETNIMEIRDIVHEAGGLLYYDGANLNAIMDKVRPGDMGFDAVHLNLHKTFTGPHGGGGPGSGPIGVKKELRDYLPKPLVVKHGDRFEYDQQIKHSIGRVKPFYGNFGIYLRAYTYIRTMGYQGLKEVSEAAVLNANYIKARLKDTFVIPFDQYCKHEFVLSGTKQKKLGVRTLDMAKRLLDFGVHPPTVYFPLIVDEGMMIEPTETESKETLDYFCDALIQIAKEVEEDPDKVLEAPHTTLIDRLDETTAARQPILKFENLKEEKE, encoded by the coding sequence ATGCTAAGTAAATCGAGTCCACTTATTTTTGAACGTTCAAGAAAAGGTCGCTTTGCGTATTCGTTACCAAAAAGAGAAATCGACAACGATGTAGCGAATCAATTACTTGATCCTAAATTTATTCGCAAAAACAAAGCTGAATTTCCTGAAGTCTCAGAACTTGATTTAATTCGTCATTATACGGAACTCTCAAATAAAAACTTTGGTGTCGATACCGGTTTTTATCCATTAGGATCTTGTACGATGAAATACAATCCTAAAATCAATGAGAAAGTCGCACGAATTCCTGGTTTTGCAGAAGCACATCCACTACAAGATGAAAACCAAATTCAAGGGGCTTTGGAAATCATATACAGTTTACAAGAAGAATTGAAAGAAATTACAGGCATGGATGAAATCTCTCTACAACCTGCAGCGGGTGCACATGGAGAATGGACTGCCCTTATGATTTTCAAAGCGTATCATATTCAAAACGGTGATACTGAGCGTGATGAAGTGATTGTTCCTGACTCTGCTCATGGTACGAACCCTGCTTCTGCCGCATTTGCTGGTTTTAAAGCGGTAACCGTTAAATCTAACGAAAAAGGGGAAGTCGATATTGATCACCTAAAAGAGGTAGTTAGTGAAAAAACCGCTGCCATCATGCTCACTAACCCAAATACACTGGGGATATTTGAAACAAATATTATGGAAATCCGTGATATCGTCCACGAAGCTGGCGGACTTCTGTACTATGATGGTGCAAATTTAAATGCAATTATGGATAAGGTAAGACCTGGGGACATGGGCTTTGATGCTGTCCATCTGAACTTGCACAAAACATTTACTGGTCCTCATGGTGGGGGCGGTCCAGGATCAGGACCAATCGGTGTAAAAAAAGAATTACGTGACTATTTACCAAAACCGTTAGTCGTTAAGCATGGCGATCGTTTCGAATATGATCAGCAAATCAAACATTCCATTGGACGTGTAAAACCATTCTATGGCAACTTTGGTATTTACTTACGTGCTTATACGTATATTCGTACAATGGGTTACCAAGGTTTAAAAGAAGTTTCTGAAGCTGCAGTATTAAACGCCAACTACATTAAAGCAAGATTAAAGGATACGTTTGTTATCCCATTTGATCAATATTGTAAACATGAATTTGTACTCAGTGGAACAAAGCAGAAAAAATTAGGTGTCCGCACTTTAGATATGGCTAAACGCTTACTTGATTTTGGGGTGCATCCACCGACTGTCTATTTCCCATTAATTGTTGATGAGGGAATGATGATTGAACCGACTGAAACCGAATCAAAAGAAACATTAGATTATTTTTGTGATGCGTTAATTCAAATTGCAAAAGAGGTAGAGGAAGATCCAGATAAAGTTTTAGAAGCACCACATACGACGTTGATTGATCGCCTTGATGAAACAACAGCGGCACGTCAACCGATCTTAAAATTTGAAAACTTAAAAGAAGAAAAAGAATAG
- a CDS encoding SA1362 family protein: MQKVIFGVILVIALIGLALNFVAILFSIFKTIINLAVIIGVIYLIYFFFFLTPDQREYKKRVWKNKMKRYR, encoded by the coding sequence ATACAAAAAGTTATATTCGGTGTAATCTTGGTGATTGCATTGATAGGTCTCGCACTGAATTTTGTTGCCATTCTATTTAGTATTTTTAAAACTATCATTAACTTAGCCGTGATTATTGGTGTGATTTATTTAATCTATTTCTTTTTCTTTTTAACACCTGATCAACGTGAGTATAAAAAGCGTGTTTGGAAAAACAAAATGAAAAGATATAGATAA
- a CDS encoding rhodanese-like domain-containing protein: protein MSTMTLVVLIVLAAVIVWMITNFIINKKSVTELNQEEFQEGIRKAQVIDLREKADYDYGHIIGARNIPMTMFRQRYQGLRKDQPIYLVDANGIASYRAARTLKKKGYTDLYMLKGGYKKWTGKIKSKK from the coding sequence ATGAGTACTATGACATTAGTTGTTTTAATTGTGTTAGCTGCCGTCATCGTTTGGATGATTACAAACTTTATAATTAATAAAAAATCTGTAACAGAATTAAATCAAGAAGAATTTCAAGAGGGTATTCGCAAAGCCCAAGTCATAGATTTAAGAGAAAAAGCGGATTACGATTATGGTCATATTATTGGTGCAAGAAATATTCCAATGACAATGTTTCGTCAGCGTTATCAAGGCTTACGAAAAGACCAACCCATCTATCTCGTGGATGCTAATGGTATTGCTAGCTATCGTGCAGCACGTACACTTAAGAAAAAAGGTTACACAGATTTGTATATGTTAAAAGGCGGCTATAAAAAATGGACAGGCAAAATAAAGTCTAAAAAGTAG
- the tyrS gene encoding tyrosine--tRNA ligase: MTNALLEELSWRGLIYQQTDEEGIEALLNKEEVKIYCGADPTADSLHIGHLLPYLTLRRFQNAGHRPIVLIGGGTGMIGDPSGKSEERVLQTESQIQKNVQGIQKQMTQLFDFDVENGPILVNNYDWLSQISLIEFLRDYGKHVGVNYMLGKDSIQSRLATGISYTEFTYTILQAIDFGHLNRVHDCKIQIGGSDQWGNITSGIELMRRMYGVTDVYGFTIPLVTKADGKKFGKSETGTVWLDPEKTTPYEFYQFWINTSDDDVIKFLKYFTFLSKDEIEALAQSVEEAPHLRQAQRTLAENVTRLIHGEAALNDAQRISEALFKGDLKSLSADEISASFKDVPQVTVSSDMTNLVELLVEAKISPSKRQAREDITNGAIYINGERQQDLDYTLVAEDRYDNAFSRFRRHNHRSQKTRRCH, encoded by the coding sequence ATGACAAATGCATTATTAGAAGAGTTGAGTTGGAGAGGCCTAATTTATCAACAAACAGATGAAGAAGGAATAGAAGCACTCCTCAATAAAGAGGAAGTGAAAATTTACTGTGGTGCAGATCCTACAGCGGATAGTTTACACATTGGTCACTTGTTACCGTATTTAACATTACGTCGTTTCCAAAATGCGGGTCACCGTCCAATTGTTTTAATCGGTGGCGGCACAGGGATGATTGGGGATCCATCAGGTAAATCGGAAGAACGCGTATTGCAAACGGAATCGCAAATTCAAAAGAACGTGCAAGGGATTCAAAAACAAATGACGCAACTGTTTGATTTTGATGTAGAAAATGGACCGATTTTAGTCAATAACTATGATTGGTTAAGTCAAATTTCATTGATTGAATTTTTACGTGATTACGGTAAGCACGTAGGTGTGAACTATATGTTAGGGAAAGATTCAATACAGTCACGTTTAGCAACAGGTATTTCATATACGGAATTTACGTACACGATTCTTCAAGCGATCGATTTTGGTCATTTAAACCGTGTCCATGACTGTAAAATTCAAATTGGCGGATCGGATCAATGGGGAAATATTACGAGTGGTATTGAGTTAATGCGACGTATGTATGGCGTGACGGATGTTTACGGATTTACGATTCCACTTGTTACGAAAGCAGATGGTAAAAAGTTTGGTAAGTCAGAAACAGGCACAGTATGGCTTGATCCAGAAAAGACGACACCATATGAATTTTATCAATTTTGGATTAATACAAGTGACGATGATGTCATTAAATTCTTGAAATACTTTACATTTTTAAGCAAAGACGAAATTGAGGCATTGGCACAATCCGTTGAAGAAGCGCCTCACTTACGTCAAGCACAACGAACGTTAGCTGAAAATGTGACGCGTTTAATTCACGGCGAAGCGGCTTTAAATGATGCACAACGAATTTCAGAAGCATTATTTAAAGGTGATTTAAAATCATTATCTGCAGATGAGATTAGCGCAAGCTTTAAAGATGTACCACAAGTGACTGTATCGAGTGATATGACAAACTTGGTAGAGCTATTGGTAGAAGCAAAAATATCTCCATCTAAACGACAAGCGAGAGAAGATATTACTAATGGCGCGATTTATATTAATGGTGAACGTCAACAAGATTTAGATTATACACTTGTTGCGGAGGATCGTTACGACAATGCATTTAGTCGATTTAGAAGGCACAATCACAGATCTCAAAAAACTAGAAGATGCCATTGA
- a CDS encoding lipoate--protein ligase family protein: MTETWYFMNTGEHDPFYNMAMDEALLNFVSRGEIDPVVRFYTWNPPTLSIGYFQRLEKEIDIAKVKEKGYGLVRRQTGGRGVLHDKELTYSVIVPESHPDMPQTVTEAYRVISGGLLEGFKALGFDAYFSIPRSQEEREKLKQPRSSVCFDAPSWYELVVEGKKIAGSAQTRQKGVILQHGSILQDVDVDDLFDMFIFKNERLKLKMKEAFVDKAVAINDLSETTVTLEEMEIAFKEGFKKALNIEFKPLTLTAAQQDEVKALEEKYRSDAFLYRK; the protein is encoded by the coding sequence ATGACTGAAACTTGGTATTTTATGAATACGGGGGAACACGATCCATTCTATAATATGGCAATGGATGAGGCATTACTCAACTTTGTATCTAGAGGTGAAATTGATCCAGTTGTAAGGTTTTATACATGGAATCCACCCACATTGTCTATAGGCTATTTTCAACGCTTAGAGAAAGAAATTGATATAGCAAAAGTAAAAGAGAAGGGTTATGGCCTTGTAAGACGTCAAACGGGGGGACGTGGCGTTTTACATGATAAAGAGTTAACATACAGTGTCATTGTTCCTGAATCTCATCCTGACATGCCTCAAACGGTGACTGAAGCGTATCGCGTCATTTCAGGAGGATTACTAGAAGGATTTAAAGCGCTAGGTTTCGATGCATACTTCTCGATACCACGCTCACAAGAAGAACGTGAAAAACTTAAACAACCGAGAAGTTCGGTTTGTTTTGATGCACCAAGCTGGTATGAACTCGTCGTTGAAGGCAAAAAAATTGCTGGAAGTGCTCAAACAAGACAAAAAGGGGTCATACTCCAACACGGTTCAATACTACAAGATGTTGACGTAGATGATTTATTTGATATGTTCATCTTTAAAAATGAAAGACTAAAATTAAAAATGAAAGAAGCGTTTGTTGACAAAGCGGTCGCTATTAATGATTTATCAGAGACAACGGTCACTTTAGAAGAAATGGAAATTGCCTTCAAGGAAGGATTTAAAAAGGCGTTAAATATTGAATTTAAACCTTTAACTTTAACTGCAGCACAACAAGATGAAGTCAAAGCCTTGGAAGAAAAATACCGTTCTGACGCTTTTTTATACCGAAAATAG
- a CDS encoding transglycosylase domain-containing protein — protein sequence MKSKESSQNNDTSFFKRYDFYMRRIKQILTSFVLFVLIGCMFLCGLLLGYFASIISKSETLDDETLTQQVTHLPELKVAHPEKADLIAIYNEQEPSLIAGPAEVSPYVTKALVASEDADFYVHNGVLPKAILRAMFQDVFDTQFPTGGSTITQQLVKNQILSQERTYDRKAKEIMYAIRIEHILTKDEIIYTYLNLVPFGLDTNGQNITGIASASYGLFGKPPKSLNISEAAYLVGLLQSPYVYTPFNQDGTLKSKDDVQISIRRQHYVLKRMRVEGQISQQAYVNALNEDIYSHLYHPSK from the coding sequence ATGAAATCGAAAGAATCATCTCAAAACAATGATACATCATTTTTTAAACGTTATGACTTTTATATGCGTAGAATTAAACAAATATTAACTTCATTTGTTCTTTTTGTTCTCATTGGCTGTATGTTTTTATGCGGTCTTTTATTAGGCTATTTTGCGAGTATTATTTCAAAATCCGAAACTTTGGATGATGAAACATTGACACAACAGGTCACACACCTCCCTGAACTGAAAGTCGCTCATCCAGAAAAAGCGGACTTAATTGCAATCTATAATGAGCAAGAACCGAGCCTTATTGCTGGACCAGCAGAAGTCTCACCCTATGTAACGAAAGCCCTCGTTGCTTCAGAAGACGCTGACTTTTACGTCCATAACGGCGTTTTACCCAAAGCCATTTTAAGAGCTATGTTTCAAGATGTTTTTGACACCCAATTTCCAACAGGTGGCAGTACCATCACACAGCAACTGGTAAAGAATCAAATCCTGTCACAAGAACGCACATATGATCGTAAAGCAAAGGAAATCATGTATGCGATTCGAATTGAACATATTTTGACAAAAGATGAAATTATCTATACGTATTTGAATCTTGTCCCCTTTGGATTAGATACGAATGGTCAAAATATCACCGGTATTGCCTCTGCTTCCTATGGACTGTTTGGGAAACCACCCAAATCGTTAAACATTTCAGAAGCCGCGTATCTCGTTGGTCTATTACAAAGCCCATATGTCTATACGCCATTCAATCAAGATGGCACACTTAAAAGTAAGGATGATGTTCAAATTTCCATTCGTCGACAACATTATGTCCTAAAACGAATGCGTGTAGAAGGTCAGATTAGTCAACAAGCGTATGTCAATGCACTGAATGAGGATATTTATTCACATTTATACCATCCATCCAAATAA
- a CDS encoding formate--tetrahydrofolate ligase: MPLEDKIEKIVKEIYGGSKVTFTTKAQKQLAQFKANGWDHYPVCMAKTQYSFTDDQTRLGAPSDFEITIRELEAKTGAGFIVALTGAIMTMPGLPKQPAALKMDVTDDGHAIGLF, encoded by the coding sequence ATGCCACTTGAAGACAAAATCGAAAAAATAGTAAAAGAGATTTATGGTGGAAGCAAAGTCACGTTCACTACGAAAGCACAAAAACAATTAGCACAGTTTAAGGCAAACGGTTGGGATCACTATCCGGTATGTATGGCTAAAACGCAATACTCATTTACAGATGACCAAACGCGTTTAGGCGCACCGTCAGATTTTGAAATTACGATTCGTGAACTTGAAGCGAAAACAGGGGCGGGCTTCATCGTTGCATTAACAGGTGCGATTATGACCATGCCAGGATTACCTAAGCAACCTGCTGCATTAAAAATGGATGTCACTGATGATGGACACGCCATAGGTCTATTCTAG